One Malus domestica chromosome 11, GDT2T_hap1 genomic region harbors:
- the LOC139189274 gene encoding putative disease resistance RPP13-like protein 1: MSLGEVFITGLLQVLLERLASRETLSYFRRLLGVGKELEKWNSMLSTIRAVLNDAEDKQLTSQAVKLWLDGLRNLAYDVEDILDKFSTEMLRRQIKEKYGATTSKVWGLFSDVKFNCNLSSEIKKITDRLHEILERKNQLGLNEGTPSAKAWHLPPSSRLPEGPVIGRDTDKTKIIDLLLKETPRAVDFHVVAIVGMPGVGKTTLARHVFDDDKTKEFNLKVWVSVSDDFNLERVTKAILESATSGLAKEFKEFNQVQESLSKELAGKKFLIVLDDVWNTCAYDLWIKLQSPFRVGALGSKIVVTTRDTNVANMMGSTIYQLGGISDDQCWEVFVQHSRLDITKRPQKFELIKEKIVAKCRGLPLAARTLGGLLRCKQVEEWEAILNNKMWSLSDDTGILPVLKLSYHYLPSSLKRCFAYCSLLPNDYEFGEKQLILLWMAEGLIQQRVEDKKQLEEVGSDYFQELLSRSLFQKASKSNDKYVMHDLVGELARWAAAEICFSLEDKGNDDLHPMARHMSYVIGEHDGVKKFEAISSVKHLRTFLPLPQSRYNYLTRRVTFDLLPELQILRVLSLNGYVITELPNSIGKLWNLRYLDLSYTQIKSLPPSTTTLCNLQTLLLEGCTKLEALPANMSNLINLRHLNNSKGMNPFQHRLDVMPPHIGRLTNLQSLSYFVVGKGSDQSGIREIGSLLHLRGTLCLSRLENVVDAKDASEAKLIDKERLDSLQLKWSNLSGSREMELGVLDMLKPPKNLKEITIKGYAGLKFSSWFGDPLFSNMVRVSLYNCASCHLLPPVGQLPCLKELHIEGMTAVEIVGPEFYGEGSLPFRVLEILEFSFMYQWEKWLPFDQDKGSGVFPSLKVLSIRECPKLEGELPKKLNSLAKLKIYRCEELVVEIANYEHASEVSIHGCKALVHTSAEVDFKLLESMRLSNILEPRLGARGLTKGLGKIKELKISGCEELTSSLEKEDRCFPHLISLVRLVIESNSALVEDLGKELEGLLQVPILVCKLEYLEINYCGSLSKLPKGLRQLSFLQELHISHCSSLVSFPDVGLPPSLKVLDIYYCPSLTYIAKYQIPQNLKRIVIRWCGRFKSLVEEEKELVVSSSSSFSVSLEHLEIVDCASLTSLSLRGQLYRALKHLHIRNCEGLELIASDRFFHDKTNNCLEYISITTCPNLKSLPEGLCHHTNLQAFIVWDCGKLEVSPEDIGNLTSLKELEIDYLEGLTSFPPNLTSLVISKLKSCKRLWELEWGLHQLTSLKYLSIKSEDPDVLSFPPDGKEEMLLPKSLTALTIGGFPNLKKLSNGIQFLTSLQTLSLQYCPKLSSIPEEGLPLSLGQLWIAGCHLLKERCQPGKGRYWPKISHIPCLSMSGF; encoded by the coding sequence ATGTCACTGGGAGAGGTCTTTATCACTGGTTTACTTCAAGTGTTACTTGAAAGGTTAGCATCTCGTGAGACACTAAGCTATTTTAGACGCCTACTTGGCGTTGGCAAAGAGTTGGAGAAATGGAATTCAATGTTGTCTACTATTCGAGCGGTGCTGAATGACGCGGAAGACAAGCAATTGACGAGCCAAGCAGTAAAATTGTGGTTGGATGGTCTCAGAAACTTGGCTTATGATGTGGAAGACATATTGGACAAGTTTTCAACCGAGATGTTGCGACGCCAAATAAAGGAGAAATATGGGGCTACCACAAGCAAGGTATGGGGATTGTTTTCTGATGTTAAATTTAACTGTAACTTGAGCTCAGAAATAAAGAAGATTACTGATCGGTTACATGAGATATTGGAACGGAAAAACCAACTTGGTTTAAATGAGGGGACGCCATCTGCTAAGGCATGGCACTTGCCACCAAGTTCCCGTTTACCAGAAGGACCTGTGATTGGAAGGGATACAGACAAGACGAAGATTATTGACTTGTTGTTGAAAGAAACACCCCGTGCTGTTGACTTTCATGTAGTTGCCATTGTCGGTATGCCTGGAGTGGGAAAGACAACACTTGCAAGACATGTTTTTGATGATGACAAAACGAAAGAGTTTAACCTAAAAGTATGGGTATCTGTGTCggatgacttcaatcttgaaaGAGTGACAAAGGCAATTCTTGAATCCGCCACATCTGGTCTTgcaaaggagttcaaggaatTCAACCAAGTTCAAGAAAGTTTGAGTAAGGAGCTAGCAGGAAAAAAGTTTCTGATTGTTTTAGACGATGTTTGGAATACATGTGCCTATGATTTGTGGATAAAATTGCAGTCCCCCTTTCGTGTTGGAGCATTAGGAAGTAAGATAGTTGTGACAACACGTGATACGAATGTTGCAAACATGATGGGATCCACTATTTATCAATTGGGTGGCATATCAGATGATCAATGTTGGGAAGTCTTTGTGCAGCATTCCCGCTTGGACATTACCAAAAGGCCGCAAAAGTTTGAGTTGATAAAGGAGAAAATTGTTGCAAAATGCCGCGGATTGCCATTGGCTGCAAGGACTCTTGGAGGTCTTCTACGTTGTAAACAAGTGGAAGAATGGGAGGCAATCTTAAACAACAAGATGTGGAGTCTATCAGACGATACTGGCATTCTCCCGGTATTAAAATTGAGCTATCACTATCTCCCTTCGAGTTTGAAACGGTGCTTCGCCTATTGTTCCCTACTTCCGAATGACTATGAGTTCGGGGAGAAGCAGTTGATCCTTCTGTGGATGGCAGAAGGTTTGATTCAACAAAGAGTGGAGGACAAGAAACAACTGGAAGAAGTAGGCAGTGACTATTTTCAAGAGCTATTGTCCAGGTCATTATTTCAAAAGGCAAGCAAAAGCAATGATAAGTATGTAATGCATGACCTCGTTGGTGAGTTGGCGCGGTGGGCTGCAGCTGAAATATGCTTTTCATTGGAGGATAAGGGAAATGATGACTTGCATCCAATGGCTCGTCATATGTCTTATGTTATTGGTGAGCATGATGGGGTTAAAAAATTTGAGGCCATTTCAAGTGTTAAACATTTGAGGACATTCCTGCCGCTTCCACAATCAAGGTATAACTATCTAACTCGTAGGGTTACGTTTGATCTATTGCCAGAACTGCAAATCTTACGAGTGCTTTCTTTGAATGGCTATGTAATAACTGAGCTGCCCAATTCAATTGGTAAATTGTGGAATCTACGGTATCTGGACCTTTCTTATACACAGATAAAGAGTTTGCCTCCATCAACAACCACTCTTTGCAATCTGCAAACATTGTTATTAGAAGGTTGTACAAAATTGGAGGCATTGCCCGCAAACAtgagtaatctaattaatttgcGGCATCTCAACAATTCCAAAGGAATGAATCCGTTTCAACATCGATTGGACGTAATGCCTCCGCATATAGGTCGATTGACGAATCTGCAATCCTTGTCGTATTTTGTGGTAGGCAAAGGTAGTGATCAGTCTGGGATAAGAGAGATAGGGTCCCTACTGCATCTTCGAGGGACATTGTGCCTCTCAAGATTGGAGAATGTGGTTGATGCTAAGGATGCTAGTGAGGCCAAGTTAATAGACAAGGAGAGGCTTGATTCATTGCAGCTGAAATGGTCTAATTTGAGCGGATCGAGGGAAATGGAGTTGGGTGTGCTTGACATGTTAAAACCTCCTAAAAATCTCAAAGAGATCACCATTAAGGGTTATGCTGGATTGAAATTTTCATCGTGGTTTGGAGATCCTCTGTTCTCTAACATGGTCCGTGTAAGCTTATACAATTGTGCAAGTTGCCATCTCTTGCCACCAGTCGGACAGTTGCCTTGCCTTAAAGAACTTCATATCGAGGGAATGACTGCCGTGGAAATCGTTGGTCCTGAATTCTACGGAGAGGGTAGCTTGCCTTTTCGAGTATTAGAGATTCTTGAGTTTTCGTTTATGTATCAATGGGAGAAATGGCTGCCCTTCGATCAGGATAAGGGAAGTGGTGTTTTCCCTAGCCTAAAAGTGCTTTCAATCAGAGAGTGCCCTAAACTGGAGGGCGAGTTGCCGAAGAAACTTAATTCGTTAGCAAAGCTTAAGATTTATAGGTGCGAGGAATTGGTGGTGGAAATTGCCAATTATGAACACGCGAGTGAAGTAAGCATCCATGGCTGCAAAGCGCTAGTGCATACCAGCGCAGAGGTTGACTTTAAGTTATTAGAGAGCATGCGGCTTTCAAATATTTTGGAGCCGCGGTTGGGAGCAAGGGGACTTACGAAAGGATTGGGCAAGATTAAGGAGTTGAAGATTAGTGGTTGTGAGGAGCTGACGTCTTCACTGGAAAAAGAGGATAGATGTTTCCCACACCTGATTTCTCTTGTTCGTTTGGTTATTGAAAGCAACTCTGCCCTTGTTGAAGATCTCGGAAAAGAATTGGAGGGGTTGCTGCAGGTTCCAATATTAGTTTGTAAGCTTGAATATCTGGAAATAAACTATTGTGGAAGTCTTTCGAAGCTGCCGAAGGGGTTGCGTCAGTTGTCGTTTCTTCAAGAGCTTCACATAAGCCACTGTTCAAGTCTAGTTTCTTTTCCAGATGTTGGCCTGCCACCTTCTCTTAAAGTCTTGGATATTTACTACTGTCCCTCTCTGACGTATATTGCAAAATATCAGATTCCCCAAAATCTGAAAAGAATAGTGATACGGTGGTGTGGAAGATTTAAATCATTagtggaggaggagaaggagctcGTTGTTTCTTCGTcatcttctttttctgtttctCTTGAGCACTTGGAGATAGTTGATTGTGCATCTCTGACATCGTTATCACTGAGAGGCCAGCTTTACAGGGCGCTTAAACACCTTCATATACGGAATTGTGAAGGGCTAGAGTTAATAGCATCAGACCGGTTCTTCCACGACAAGACTAATAATTGTCTTGAATATATTAGTATTACCACGTGTCCAAATCTGAAATCCTTACCGGAGGGCCTATGCCACCACACCAATCTTCAAGCTTTTATTGTTTGGGACTGCGGAAAATTGGAGGTGTCACCGGAAGACATTGGCAATCTCACGTCTCTTAAGGAATTGGAGATTGACTACTTGGAAGGTTTGACTTCCTTTCCTCCCAACCTCACATCACTTGTAATTTCTAAACTCAAGAGTTGTAAGCGGCTCTGGGAGTTGGAGTGGGGGTTGCACCAACTCACGTCTCTCAAATATTTGTCGATCAAAAGTGAAGATCCAGATGTGTTGTCATTTCCACCTGATGGGAAGGAGGAGATGCTGCTCCCCAAATCTCTCACTGCACTCACAATTGGTGGCTTCCCAAATCTGAAGAAACTTAGCAATGGCATTCAATTCCTCACCTCTCTTCAGACTCTGAGCCTTCAATATTGTCCAAAGCTATCATCCATTCCAGAAGAGGGCCTGCCACTTTCACTTGGGCAACTTTGGATCGCCGGGTGTCATTTACTAAAAGAGAGATGTCAACCTGGAAAAGGACGATACTGGCCCAAAATATCCCACATTCCTTGCCTATCTATGTCAGGGTTCTAA